One Vigna unguiculata cultivar IT97K-499-35 chromosome 7, ASM411807v1, whole genome shotgun sequence genomic region harbors:
- the LOC114192174 gene encoding 4-coumarate--CoA ligase-like 5 yields MSGEEIVSSNEEEYDISQPPFGNKSGYNSRIGIYHSLVKLETRHEIPTKPDLNTAHFVLSQFPQAHLAEAKTAFIDARTNLRVSYSELRRCTYSLASALFHGLEVRKGDVVFLLSPNSTLYSAICLAVLSIGAVLTTANPINTASEIAKQVRDSGAKLAISTPEELHKLVPTGVPTILTSRSSDGRMLSVEELIEGCYDSTELPHVPVAQSDTAAILYSSGTTGISKGVVLTHANLISIMRLVLWSADVSGSHDDIFLAFIPMFHIYGFVFFGLGLLCVGITTVLMQKFDFQDMLDAIQKHKVSNVPAVPPVILALVKYSSKARCDLSTLRRLGTGAAPLSKEVAQEFRKMFPWIELRQGYGLTESSGGATFFVSDKDAKAHPDSCGRLIPTFSAKVIDTETGKPLPPNKEGELWLKSPTIMKGYLGNLEATSATIDSEGWLRTGDLSYIDDNGFVHIVERIKELIKHNGYQVAPAELESVLLSHPLIADAAVIPLEDEETGQIPMAYVVRAAGSELSEDQIIQFVAGQVAPYKKVRKVSFIDTIPKSAAGKILRKDLVSQSKFQHVSKL; encoded by the exons ATGTCAGGAGAAGAAATCGTGTCATCCAACGAAGAAGAATATGATATATCTCAGCCTCCATTTGGGAACAAAAGTGGTTACAATTCAAGGATAGGCATCTACCACTCTCTAGTTAAGCTTGAAACTAGGCATGAAATCCCAACAAAACCTGACCTCAACACTGCACATTTTGTGCTGTCACAGTTCCCACAAGCACACCTTGCTGAGGCAAAAACGGCATTCATTGATGCAAGAACAAATCTGAGAGTTAGCTATAGTGAGCTAAGAAGGTGTACCTACTCCCTTGCATCAGCTTTGTTCCATGGACTTGAGGTTAGAAAAGGTGATGTGGTTTTTCTATTGTCACCAAACTCAACGTTATACTCAGCCATATGTCTAGCAGTGTTATCAATTGGAGCAGTTCTGACCACTGCCAACCCCATCAACACTGCATCAGAAATTGCGAAACAAGTGCGTGATTCAGGTGCTAAACTAGCCATCTCAACACCAGAGGAGCTGCACAAACTGGTCCCAACTGGGGTTCCTACAATTCTCACTTCTCGTTCTTCTGATGGCAGAATGTTATCAGTTGAAGAGTTGATAGAAGGTTGTTATGATTCAACCGAGTTGCCACATGTTCCTGTGGCACAGTCAGACACTGCTGCTATACTTTACTCTTCAGGGACCACAGGAATAAGCAAAGGTGTGGTTTTAACTCATGCAAATCTCATTTCCATAATGAGATTGGTTTTGTGGTCTGCAGATGTCAGTGGATCCCATGATGACATTTTCTTGGCCTTCATTCCAATGTTTCACATCTATGGATTTGTATTCTTTGGATTAGGGTTGTTGTGTGTTGGTATAACAACAGTTTTGATGCAGAAGTTTGACTTCCAAGATATGCTTGATGCAATCCAGAAGCACAAGGTTAGCAACGTGCCAGCAGTGCCACCGGTGATTCTTGCGCTAGTGAAGTATTCAAGTAAAGCTAGGTGTGACTTGTCCACCCTAAGAAGGTTGGGAACAGGTGCTGCACCTTTGAGCAAGGAAGTGGCGCAGGAATTCAGAAAAATGTTTCCATGGATTGAACTAAGGCAAGGTTATGGACTAACAGAAAGTAGTGGTGGAGCAACATTTTTTGTCTCAGATAAAGATGCTAAAGCTCATCCAGATTCATGTGGGAGGTTGATTCCAACGTTTTCTGCAAAAGTTATAGACACTGAAACGGGGAAGCCTTTGCCCCCTAACAAAGAAGGAGAGTTGTGGTTAAAAAGTCCTACTATTATGAAAGGATATCTGGGAAATTTGGAGGCAACAAGTGCAACAATTGATTCAGAAGGTTGGTTGAGAACTGGTGATCTTAGTTACATTGATGATAATGGATTTGTTCACATAGTTGAACGGATAAAAGAGCTAATCAAGCACAATGGGTATCAG GTTGCTCCTGCAGAACTGGAGTCTGTGCTGCTAAGTCACCCTCTTATAGCTGATGCAGCAGTTATACC GTTGGAAGATGAAGAAACTGGACAGATACCAATGGCATATGTGGTGAGAGCAGCTGGTTCTGAACTCTCAGAAGACCAGATCATTCAATTTGTTGCAGGGCAG